One Salminus brasiliensis chromosome 5, fSalBra1.hap2, whole genome shotgun sequence DNA segment encodes these proteins:
- the tent5aa gene encoding terminal nucleotidyltransferase 5A, which yields MAEEDSAAPGAVQGGSFSVLSWEQVQRLDSLLTESIPIHGRGNFPTLQMKPRQIVKAVRRRMEERELRVRDVRLNGSAASHVLHEHSGLGYKDLDLIFCAELKGEAEFQMVKDIVLDCLLDFLPEGVNKEKITPLTLKEAYVQKMVKVCNDSDRWSLISLSNNRGKNVELKFVDSLRRQFEFSVDSFQIKLDSLLLFYECSENPMAKTFHPTIIGESVYGDFNVALEHLRNKVICTRNPEEIRGGGLLKYCHLLVRGFRAASETEMKSLQRYMCSRFFIDFSDINEQQRKLESYLQNHFVGLEDRKYDYLMTLHGVVNESTVCLMGHERRQTLGLIAMLAVRVLAEQNVIPNVANVTCYYQPAPYVADGNFSNYYIAQVQPVFACQQQTYSTWLPCN from the exons ATGGCCGAGGAGGACAGTGCTGCCCCCGGGGCCGTGCAGGGCGGCAGCTTCAGCGTGCTCAGCTGGGAGCAAGTGCAGCGGCTGGACAGCCTGCTGACCGAGAGTATACCCATCCACGGCCGGGGCAACTTCCCCACGCTGCAGATGAAGCCGCGGCAGATCGTGAAGGCCGTTAGGAGGCGCATGGAGGAGCGCGAGCTGCGCGTTCGGGACGTCCGGCTAAACGGCTCCGCGGCCAGCCACGTCCTGCACGAGCACAGCGGCCTGGGCTACAAGGACCTGGACCTCATCTTCTGCGCCGAGCTGAAGGGGGAGGCCGAGTTTCAGATGGTCAAGGACATCGTGCTGGACTGTCTGCTGGACTTTCTGCCCGAGGGAGTGAACAAGGAGAAAATCACACCCCTGACCTTaaag GAAGCTTATGTTCAGAAGATGGTGAAAGTGTGCAACGACTCGGACCGCTGGAGCCTCATCTCCCTCTCCAACAACAGAGGCAAGAATGTGGAGCTGAAGTTTGTAGACTCGCTGCGGCGACAGTTTGAGTTCAGCGTGGACTCGTTCCAGATCAAACTGGACTCGCTCCTGCTCTTCTACGAATGCTCTGAGAACCCCATGGCCAAAACCTTCCACCCCACCATCATTGGGGAGAGCGTGTACGGGGACTTTAACGTGGCACTGGAGCACCTGCGCAACAAGGTGATCTGCACCAGGAACCCCGAGGAGATCCGGGGAGGCGGCCTGCTGAAGTACTGCCACCTGCTGGTTAGAGGCTTCCGAGCCGCCTCCGAGACGGAGATGAAGTCTCTGCAGCGCTACATGTGCTCACGCTTCTTTATTGACTTCTCGGACATCAACGAGCAGCAGCGGAAGCTGGAGTCCTACCTCCAGAACCACTTTGTGGGGCTGGAGGACCGCAAGTACGACTATCTGATGACTCTGCATGGGGTGGTGAACGAAAGCACGGTGTGCCTGATGGGGCACGAGAGGCGGCAGACTTTAGGGCTCATTGCCATGTTGGCCGTGCGTGTGCTGGCCGAGCAGAACGTCATACCAAATGTGGCAAACGTCACCTGCTACTACCAGCCTGCCCCTTATGTAGCAGACGGCAACTTCAGTAATTACTACATTGCCCAGGTGCAGCCCGTGTTCGCTTGCCAGCAGCAGACCTACTCAACCTGGTTACCCTGCAACTGA